TGTTGCAGGCAATGAAGCCAGTATTGGCAAACCAAGCAAATCCCCACCAATTGTTCCGTATCCGGTTGCCGCTTCTGAAAAATTGGTTGTGTTTATTACAACCATGCCCTCTTTATTGGCTATTGACCATAGAATCATAGACCTGGTGCGAGCCTGCAGGTTTTGGTGAGCCAGACTGTTCGGTTGAAGCTGCAACTCTTTACTGGTTGAGTCCACCATCATGGAGATATCAATAGTTCTATGCTTTATTCCGAGCTTGTCAGCTAGTTCCTGCGCTAACGTTACTGACTCTGGCATAGTATACTGGCTAATTTTGTAAGGCATAATTACACCCTCTACGGCGTCTTTTCCCAGATGTCTTTTTAATATCGCCGCAACAGCTGTTGAATCCTTACCTCCAGACAACCCCAGAATTGTTTTGACCTTCCCGGTTACCGTACTGCTCTTTCTAAAATAATCCTTCAGATATAATCCCATCATACTGTCCAGTTCTTCATATTTATTATGTTTCTGCTTTGTTTTATTTTGCTTTTTATAGCTATTTATTTGAGCAGGACAAAAAATAAACTCGTCTTCTGTAAATCCTTTCATTTCGTGTATTAACTGTCCGTTCTCATTGATAATAAAACTTCTACCTCCAAATATCAGTTCATCCTGCGCGCCAACAATATTAAGAAAAACCAGTGGCACCTTGTAGTGTTCAGCTATTTTACTAAACATCTCTATGCGTAAATCCTGCTTGCCAATGTAATCGGGACTTGCTGAAAGGTTTACTATAGCCTTCAGTTTTATGCCCTTGTTTTTTGCGGAATTTATAAGCTTTTCTATAGGGTCCTGTAAATACAATCGATACAATCTGTTTTCTATACCATATTTATTATTCCATCCATCCTCACAAATTAAAAAACCAAAAT
The sequence above is a segment of the Candidatus Margulisiibacteriota bacterium genome. Coding sequences within it:
- the nadE gene encoding NAD(+) synthase, translating into MTVNVPYNIALIQFNPVVGNPCANSSRIVDYINRVSKKGATVVFFGEMALTGYHAQDIFFNEQIVEQTNKAWKDIKKSALENNCGVCVGMPRRNPHSPQGAKHLYNSIRFYQPPSYEFVQDKVCIPTYGEFDEYRWFQPASIRNIKIRKINDDHFGFLICEDGWNNKYGIENRLYRLYLQDPIEKLINSAKNKGIKLKAIVNLSASPDYIGKQDLRIEMFSKIAEHYKVPLVFLNIVGAQDELIFGGRSFIINENGQLIHEMKGFTEDEFIFCPAQINSYKKQNKTKQKHNKYEELDSMMGLYLKDYFRKSSTVTGKVKTILGLSGGKDSTAVAAILKRHLGKDAVEGVIMPYKISQYTMPESVTLAQELADKLGIKHRTIDISMMVDSTSKELQLQPNSLAHQNLQARTRSMILWSIANKEGMVVINTTNFSEAATGYGTIGGDLLGLPILASLPATTVIQYLKWLKEKGEQAISEEMIGREPSAELAPNQKDADELGDYEYIDPILESIRMNFGDMEKVVEQFMDVKNTIYGSIYNGTPQKKKQFIKTLKFLAKKLLTQTEYKRWYYNKTPQFTPFSWLRWKWPVVNGYMDIEKNVDNAFEKLGLG